One Candidatus Aramenus sp. CH1 genomic window, GCTGGCTTCGCAACGCTCTACTACATGGTCCCAATGCTCACGGAAAGGATGTGGTACTCCAACAAGCTAGGTTGGATACACCTAGTGGGCTACATGGTGGGCACAGCAATGTTGATAGTTGGCTTTGACGCACTGGGAGTCAGCGGGCTGGTGAGGAAAGCAGAGGTGTTTCCCCTGATACCTGCTTACATTACGCCAGAGGTAGTAATGACGGTAGGAGCGTTCATAGCTGACGTAGCGACCCTCGGCTGGCTCGGCAACTTAGTCCTCACCCTGTTGAAGGGCAGGACAACCAACTTCGATGGGGTGGGCGTGGACGAAGTAGTGCAAACAGTAGTCATGCTCTTGGAGGCTCCAAGCCTCAACGGCGCAACGAAGCCCCTTAACGTCGTCAAGTCAAAGGTGCTCCGCGCAAGGCGCTTAGAAAAGTAACCTTATTATTTTTTCCCCAAACTATTCATATGACACCCGAAGAGGCGTATTCGTTAAAGTTGGTCTCCTACGTTAAGCTCTCTGAGAGGGGCCTTATCCACGTAGAGACAGAGATAGTCAAGGACAAGTACAAGAACTACTTCTTCTTGAACAAGCAGAAGGTAGGAGAGGGGATCCTCCCAGAGATCCACGGCGACGCCCTGTACTACGTCAAGGGAGAGAAGGTAAAGGCCCTCTTCGAGCAGAGGGAGTTCGGCGAGCCAGCAAAGCTCTTGTCCCTAGGAAAGGTGGTGAAGTACGCCTTCCACAGGAAGGGCATCTTGATACTCGGGGAGGAGAAGGCTGACGACAAGGCCCCCTTTTACGCCGTAAACGTCAAGCACAAGTTCGACGGTAGGGGGCTCTTGAGGTCTAGGACTTCCCTATTCCTATTCTCGGAAGGAAAAGCGAGGAAGATAGTGGGAGGGAGCGACTTCGACGTCATCGACGTTGCCACAAACGGGGAGAGGGTGGTCATCTCGGTGAACGGGGGCGACGTGGGCCTCGACGACGTCTACGAGGTAGACGTGGAGAACGGGGAGCTGAAGAAGTTAACCGAGGGAGAGGGAAAGGTGACTGCGGTAGCAATGAACGAGAAGGGTGAAGTTGCCTTCCTAGGCCACAGAAAGGGGGTGTCTCCTTGGGCAGTGCAGGAGGTCTTCTTCCCAGAACAGGGGAAGAGCGTCCTTTGCGGTAAGTACTGCGGCAGCTCTGTAATCGTAGACTTGTTTGACTCCCCTTCTGCAAACTTGGTCTTCGAGAAGGACGTAGTTGTTACCCTTGGTCAAGAGGGAGGTTCGGTGAACGTTTACATGGTCAGCGACGGTAAGGCTGAGAAGCTCACAGAGTTGAAGGGAGTCATAAGGGGCTTTGACTACCGACACGGAAAGCTCGCTTACTTTTACACCACTCCTGAAAAGCCCTCCATCCTACATTACGACGGAGTCGACTACGACCTTAACCCCGGGATAAGGGGGATTCCACCAGCGGAAGTGGTAAGTGGAGTAGAGGGGTGGGCGATAATCACTGGCCAAGAAAATCCAACAATCCTCTTCGTCCACGGTGGTCCACACGGTGCCTACGGCAACGCTTATTACGTGGAGTTTCAGTTCTTTGCCAAGAACGGGTACAACGTGATTTACTGCAACCCTACCGGGAGCCAGGGATATGGAGAGGAATTTGCAAGGGGA contains:
- a CDS encoding cbb3-type cytochrome c oxidase subunit I, whose translation is AGFATLYYMVPMLTERMWYSNKLGWIHLVGYMVGTAMLIVGFDALGVSGLVRKAEVFPLIPAYITPEVVMTVGAFIADVATLGWLGNLVLTLLKGRTTNFDGVGVDEVVQTVVMLLEAPSLNGATKPLNVVKSKVLRARRLEK
- a CDS encoding S9 family peptidase — encoded protein: MTPEEAYSLKLVSYVKLSERGLIHVETEIVKDKYKNYFFLNKQKVGEGILPEIHGDALYYVKGEKVKALFEQREFGEPAKLLSLGKVVKYAFHRKGILILGEEKADDKAPFYAVNVKHKFDGRGLLRSRTSLFLFSEGKARKIVGGSDFDVIDVATNGERVVISVNGGDVGLDDVYEVDVENGELKKLTEGEGKVTAVAMNEKGEVAFLGHRKGVSPWAVQEVFFPEQGKSVLCGKYCGSSVIVDLFDSPSANLVFEKDVVVTLGQEGGSVNVYMVSDGKAEKLTELKGVIRGFDYRHGKLAYFYTTPEKPSILHYDGVDYDLNPGIRGIPPAEVVSGVEGWAIITGQENPTILFVHGGPHGAYGNAYYVEFQFFAKNGYNVIYCNPTGSQGYGEEFARGVVGDWGGKDFKEIMNFVKEVKEKFGLKGKFGVTGGSYGGFMTNWIVTKTDFFSAAITERSISNLVSMCGTSDIGFWFNAVEAEVGDPWSVEGMEKLMRMSPIYYVKQVKTPVMLIHGEQDYRCPIEQAEQFFTALKLNGVPTALVRYQGDGHEHARKGNPRNMRDRLKVKKEWFDKYLK